A genome region from Myroides fluvii includes the following:
- a CDS encoding class I SAM-dependent methyltransferase — protein sequence MKENIYSEVYIQGLFNRMSSSYERVNYLSSFGFSLRWRKQFLKPIHLTAENAQIIDLMTGMGETWTAIHRTFPKAKLTALDFSEGMLQYAQTKNKKKFNAQVEVTLQNVLSNDLPSDFYDGVTCAFGLKTLNEEQIQILAQQVKRILKPGGQFSFIEVSEPNSVILKFLYSFYLSKIIPLLGKMLFGGVREYKMLWEYTNRFKNAKQVEATFQAVGLKTTYQSYFFGCATGVYGEK from the coding sequence ATGAAGGAAAATATTTATAGTGAAGTTTATATACAAGGACTTTTTAATCGAATGAGTAGTTCGTATGAAAGAGTGAATTATTTATCGTCTTTTGGTTTTTCTTTGCGTTGGCGAAAACAGTTTCTAAAGCCAATACACCTCACGGCTGAAAATGCGCAGATTATTGATTTAATGACGGGAATGGGAGAAACATGGACAGCCATTCATCGTACTTTTCCCAAAGCTAAACTTACCGCATTGGATTTTTCAGAAGGAATGCTACAGTATGCGCAAACTAAAAATAAAAAGAAATTTAATGCACAAGTAGAGGTGACGCTACAAAATGTATTAAGTAACGATTTGCCTTCTGATTTTTACGATGGAGTAACCTGTGCTTTTGGATTGAAAACACTAAACGAAGAACAAATTCAAATTTTAGCTCAACAAGTAAAGCGAATTTTGAAACCCGGAGGTCAATTTTCTTTTATTGAAGTCTCTGAACCAAATAGTGTTATTTTGAAATTTTTATATTCTTTTTATTTAAGTAAGATTATTCCTTTATTGGGAAAAATGCTGTTTGGAGGTGTAAGGGAATACAAAATGCTTTGGGAATATACCAATCGATTTAAAAACGCAAAACAAGTCGAGGCAACTTTTCAAGCCGTAGGATTAAAAACAACGTATCAATCTTATTTTTTTGGTTGTGCAACAGGAGTGTACGGAGAAAAGTAA